Proteins from a genomic interval of Cydia amplana chromosome 8, ilCydAmpl1.1, whole genome shotgun sequence:
- the LOC134650272 gene encoding uncharacterized protein LOC134650272 gives MSSREYPKVWDRFERTVDGGTMKFVVEDVSEAMWGTAVEFMLGNYIKEDVWWSTAGTARDHDAVQEYRVLLTSIIRQKMSLACFLADGDGSGHTLVGANLCLPQVKGEFVDHNPPKTEAGLLSLRMFAEAMKVPVIYDKYGVGEYLMGVGLSVAPEYRRLGIATELLTARIALSKSLGFRATGGIFTSEHGQLAAEKASYECLYTIPYKKFGKLCNIVFNSSTQDLKIYAIKTE, from the exons ATGTCTTCCCGGGAATATCCTAAGGTATGGGACCGTTTCGAGCGAACAGTTGACGGTGGTACGATGAAATTCGTAGTAGAGGATGTATCTGAAGCTATGTGGGGCACCGCAGTCGAGTTCATGTTGGGAAATTATATTAAGGAAGATGTTTGGTGGAGCACGGCGG GTACGGCGAGGGACCACGATGCCGTGCAGGAATACCGTGTGCTGCTGACATCGATCATTAGGCAGAAGATGTCGCTTGCCTGCTTTCTGGCTGACGGAGATGGATCTGGACATACTTTAGTTGGTGCGAATCTTTGCCTGCCTCAGGTCAAGGGAGAGTTTGTGGACCATAATCCG CCAAAAACCGAAGCCGGCCTATTATCCCTACGCATGTTCGCAGAGGCGATGAAAGTGCCCGTAATTTATGATAAATACGGAGTTGGTGAATACTTAATGGGTGTCGGCCTCTCCGTAGCCCCGGAGTACAGGAGATTGGGCATCGCCACCGAATTACTCACGGCGAG aatcgcACTATCGAAGAGCCTGGGATTTCGAGCAACTGGCGGCATCTTCACCAGTGAACACGGTCAACTAGCTGCTGAAAAAGCCAGCTACGAGTGTCTTTACACAATTCCGTACAAAAAGTTTGGTAAACTCTGCAACATCGTCTTTAACAGTAGCACGCAAGATTTGAAGATATATGCTATCAAAACTGAATGA